The following are encoded together in the Lepidochelys kempii isolate rLepKem1 chromosome 7, rLepKem1.hap2, whole genome shotgun sequence genome:
- the NPAS4 gene encoding neuronal PAS domain-containing protein 4, with the protein MYRSTKGASKARRDQINAEIRNLKELLPIPEGDKVRLSYLHIMSLACIYTRKSIFFAKGALGGLESLLSSQDLEEFVQTLPGFLLAFTGEGKLIYVSENVAEHLGHSMVDLVAQGDSIYDIIDPTDHFVMRNQLALPSPTDTDRLFRCHFNTSKTVRRQSAGNKLVLIRGRFHQPPPGSYWSTNPVFMAFCTPLEPKPRLSHNSLFLASFESRHSKDLAILDISESVIFHLGFEKSELLCRSWYSLMHPEDLSHASAQHCRLLGNAGEPQVEMVVRLQTKNGVSWVWIYSLACMESTEIPITCQNYIISDSEAWCLRQQLASEEPQVAYVLSAAPPCSEGLLSPAQLSSPDQVFTPLSGTPTGAAPVPSFDFASLEYAEGASLSHEGASMTMELGNLSSMEEAPSSTLGQPGKDTEFSYVFFPTAYEPAFRRDNPSGSGKDFVCTPPYTPHQGCTFMFGTQESYPPNTATSPPTTTSTTTTSSELLYPPENCSALYEKLPPTPDSPGNGDCTIMTLPEVRAPLYIDVPMVPEGVLTPEASPIKQTFFRYSEKEKTEIDLLARQISCLAEDFSSFHSTELSLQAKQGQVSRSSSLPAGMPSPCLDFQPLKSWRSIDFSFLSCPEESLLEEDTVENLLQDLSTSLFEKGGTGVRCPLHHHFCGGNVSSPLSLDAEESGSGTLAPSPSTDLSPEEQCFLEELASYETVFEACASRSPCDGLDELYQLQSHLQDSFHEDGSESDPSF; encoded by the exons ATGTACCGCTCCACCAAGGGCGCCTCCAAGGCGCGGCGGGACCAGATCAACGCCGAGATCCGCAATCTCAAGGAGCTGCTGCCCATCCCGGAAGGGGACAAAGTCCGGCTCTCCTACCTGCACATCATGTCGCTGGCCTGTATCTACACCCGCAAGTCCATCTTCTTCGCCAAAG GTGCCCTGGGAGGGCTGGAGAGCCTGCTGTCATCCCAGGACCTGGAAGAGTTCGTGCAGACGCTCCCAGGCTTCCTCCTGGCGTTCACCGGCGAAGGGAAGCTGATCTACGTCTCGGAGAACGTAGCAGAGCACCTGGGCCATTCGATG GTGGACCTGGTAGCCCAAGGAGACAGTATTTACGACATCATTGACCCCACCGACCACTTTGTGATGAGGAATCAGCTGGCGCTGCCCTCCCCAACTGATACAG ACCGCTTGTTCCGGTGCCATTTCAACACCTCCAAGACTGTGCGGCGCCAGAGCGCGGGGAACAAGCTGGTCCTAATCCGGGGCCGCTTCCATCAGCCACCACCCGGCTCCTACTGGTCCACCAACCCTGTCTTCATGGCCTTCTGCACCCCGCTAGAGCCCAAGCCACGGCTCAGCCACAATTCACTCTTCCTGGCCTCCTTCGAGAGCCGGCACAGCAAGGACCTGGCCATCCTGGacatctcagagag TGTGATCTTTCATCTGGGCTTTGAGAAGAGTGAGCTCCTATGCCGGTCGTGGTACAGCCTGATGCACCCAGAGGACCTGAGCCATGCCTCAGCCCAGCACTGCCGCCTGT TGGGCAATGCTGGTGAGCCACAGGTGGAAATGGTCGTCCGACTCCAGACCAAGAATGGTGTCAGCTGGGTTTGGATCTACTCCCTGGCATGCATGGAGAGCACTGAGATCCCCATCACCTGCCAGAACTACATCATCAG TGACTCGGAAGCCTGGTGCCTGCGTCAGCAGCTGGCCTCAGAGGAGCCGCAGGTGGCCTACGTGCTAAGCGCCGCGCCGCCCTGCTCTGAGGGGCTGCTGTCCCCGGCGCAGCTCTCCAGCCCCGACCAGGTCTTCACGCCCCTGTCCGGCACACCCACCGGTGCTGCCCCAGTGCCCTCCTTCGATTTCGCCAGCCTGGAGTATGCAGAGGGCGCCAGCCTGAGCCACGAGGGAGCATCGATGACCATGGAGCTGGGCAATCTCTCCTCCATGGAGGaggcccccagctccaccctggGACAGCCAGGCAAAGACACTGAGTTCAGCTATGTGTTCTTCCCCACTGCCTACGAGCCGGCCTTCCGGAGGGACAACCCAAGTGGCTCCGGCAAGGACTTTGTCTGCACGCCTCCCTACACGCCCCACCAGGGCTGCACCTTCATGtttgggacccaggagtcctaccCTCCCAACAcagccacctcccctcccaccaccacttccaccaccaccacttcctctGAGCTCCTCTACCCTCCGGAGAACTGCAGTGCTCTCTATGAGAAGTTGCCGCCCACTCCTGACAGCCCCGGTAATGGGGATTGCACCATCATGACGCTGCCGGAGGTCAGAGCCCCCCTCTATATTGATGTGCCCATGGTGCCTGAGGGGGTGCTCACCCCGGAGGCCTCGCCCATCAAACAGACCTTCTTCAGatattctgaaaaagaaaagactgagattGACCTGCTGGCCAGGCAAATCAGCTGCTTGGCTGAAGACTTCAGCTCCTTCCACTCCACGGAGCTCTCCCTCCAGGCAAAGCAAGGCCAGGTCAGCCGCAGCTCCTCCCTGCCAGCTGGcatgcccagcccctgcctggaCTTCCAGCCCCTCAAGAGCTGGAGGAGCATTGacttctccttcctctcctgcccAGAGGAGAGCCTCCTGGAAGAGGACACCGTGGAGAACCTTCTCCAGGACCTGTCCACCTCTCTGTTCGAGAAGGGTGGCACCGGTGttcgctgccccctccaccaccacttcTGTGGTGGGAACGTCAGTAGTCCACTAAGCTTGGACGCCGAAGAGAGCGGCAGTGGGACCTTGGCTCCCTCGCCCTCCACGGACCTGTCTCCAGAAGAGCAGTGCTTTCTGGAAGAACTGGCCTCCTATGAAACAGTCTTTGAGGCATGTGCCTCAAGGTCGCCCTGTGATGGGTTAGATGAGTTGTATCAACTCCAGAGCCACCTGCAAGACAGCTTCCATGAAG ATGGAAGCGAAAGTGACCCTTCGTTCTGA